In the Castor canadensis chromosome 1, mCasCan1.hap1v2, whole genome shotgun sequence genome, cttttctttttatgaagtATGAGAATTTGGAAAGTTTTATAGGAAAAAACAAAGGCTTTTTAAGTTGAACTATCATCTGAATGTTACTCTCATACAATGGGAACACACTAGATATACCTTTATGCATTTTAAATAGTCATTGAATTATATTATGGTAGTCCCAGCTATATTATTGAAATACTGAGGAGAGAAAACAACCTTAGTTATACTTCATGACAATGGTAACTTTTGCTTATTATAGTATAATTCTTACATGAATTTTATTCCAAAAAGTTAGTGGTTTATATTTAGGCATTTAGCCTAAATTTTGATCTACTTTTTAAGCTAAACTggtcattttatatttgtgttcATATCCTGAATTATGCAGTACCTAAATATACATAAGTATGATTTTTTACTACAGTCATACATTCTGAGATATGCATTAGGAAATTTCATTATCATACATACATTATAGAgtatacttacacaaactaaggCAGCTATGTTATTATTAGACAGTATAAATTTAGGAGACCACAATACGTGGTACACTGTTGCCAGAAATATTGTTGTGAGGCACATAGCTATATTTTAAAGCCTTAATTACTGAAAGTGTCTTCTTGTTAGAAGGAATAAAATTTATCAAACAAAATACATTGATTTACCAGGAAAACCCATTTCACTCATGTTAACAGTTTAAGCATTAAATTCAACTTGGAATTAATGTCCAAAGAATATAATTTGGTGTGTACACCAGCTTATAGAAGGTGACTCTCCAAAAAGGTATACAGAAAATCTCTTACAGTATAGTTTCATCTTGTTTCTTCCCCTGAGAAAAATGGACTATTCATAGGTATTAGTTGTAATGGTAAGCAAGACGCCACTCTCATTGCAGAGGACAACACAGCCCAACTGGAGAAAGACACAGTAGACTAAGCTGAAGAGTCAAAAAATCCCTACTTAACTAAGACTTGTATTTTAACTTGGGGTATTCTGTTTACCAGTATGTAGTTTTAGGTGTTATTTCTCTTCAGAATGTTCAGTATACAGAAGTCACATAACAAATGTTACATAGTAAAATTGAACAAGccaagttttcttttaaacaaataaacGCAGTTCTGGGCTATATGATCCAAAACTTGTGCTTGTTCTTAAACctacctttttcttccttttttatatttatggaaATTATAACCAAATTTACATCATAAGAGAAATTACTACTTCTCTTGGTTTAGTAACCTTAGTCACTTATTgctttattataatttaatatagTTTGCCTTTGTATAtcccatttttattaaaaagtaactCTGATTTGAAACATGATTGTAGAAATACTATCatattttctttgggttttgcCAGTAGATGGTACTTGCATACAAGTGAGATAAAATGTTAACTTGTATTAAGTTGTAGAAAGCTATTCTGGATTTGAAATGTCCAAAGAGACAATAAAGAAGAGATAATATAACTCCTGTTTGTTCATTAAGTGGAGATTGGTGAAATATGAAGCAGCAGAAAATGAGGCCTAGATTTTGGGCATTCTAAATAGTATAGTAAATTGCTAACAGTAGATGAAATCAGAAGCAGGATCATGTGGTGACAGGATCATTTCCCTGTCTAGAGCTAGACTGTTGTGCTTAAATCCTGGTTCCACTATTTATTCAGGATGTGAATTTGACTAGGTTTTCTGATTACTTCTAAGCCTTAATGTCCTAATCTACAgaataactaaaacaatatacCTACCTGTAGAGGACCACTATATGAAGTAACAAGGAATAATGAATGTACCTAAGTCATTGCTGTTTTTAACAAGCACTTACTAAATGTTAGCATGTTGAGGCAAATGTAGTAGGCGCCACAAATCATACACTATTACTTTCTTGATGAATTATAGAATGGAGACTGGCAAACAAAAGAAGGAACTTGGGGAAATTCCATTTGTGATGGGAGCAGGTTGTTTATAGAAAACTGAATTTCATAGTATAGATTTTGTGAAAGAATAAGAAAcatggaaataaaaaggaaaagatgtcCTTTTTAAAAGCtcataaataaaagtttttaaattcaaTTGTAAGGAATGGATATtattgtgtttttattctttatgggTGGAAAATCACAGAGAAACTTTCCTGGGTCATTCTCACTTTCCAATGCAAAAAAAGCTGTGGCAGGAGTTATTAGGGGTACTTAAAAATCACAAGACTTTTGCTATCACAGCTCTTTGACAGAACACATAGTTGTGCTGCTTGACTTTAGGCTCATTAGGAAAGTCCACACTCAAGTCATAGTACTTCTCGATCCAGGCTGCACATTAAATTCATCTAATGAGCTTTGTAAAACACTGATGATTGGGCCCTAACCTTGAGACATCTGACTTAGTTGGTTTGAAGAGAGGCCTTGGCTTCAGTATGCTTTTTTCTACTTCTCTAGATAATTTTAATGCGAAGCCAGATTGGAGAACTACATCTCGCTCATAATTGCAATTCCATTACACACTAATGGAAATGGGTAAAAGTATTGTGCCTTTTGCTGTCActtacaaaaacacaaatagtcTGGTAAGAGCAAATAAGCGAGCAGTTTTTTCACTCACCAAACTTAGCAGAATTACTTAATCAAGTACTTTCTAAAAGTCATTCAAGTAGAAAAGTCTAGTGACTATATAATTTTTCCCATGGCTGTCACAGGCTCTGTCACATCCTTAAGTGATATAGCCACTCCTTAACCTATTTtatgagtttttcttttattcacaattCTTTTTCTTGAAGTAGGGATATTCTAGAATAGAAAATAAGGTTTGATCCAGGcactgtgactcacacctgtaatctagctacttgggaggcagagatcaggaggatcatggttggaggctagcctgggcagaaagttagcaagacttcatctcaacaaataagccaggtgtagtggcatgcctttgtagtcccagctacatgagaggccaCAGGAAGAAGGATCGAGGTCTGAGGCCAGACCCAGGAAAAAATGTGGGacactgcctgaaaaataaccttaaaGTGGCAgaatgcataaggccctgagttcacatcccaggtcaagagagacagagagagaaagaaaaggcttcaGATGTTTGCAGTAATTTATTTAACAAGCATTGAAATGGTGTAAGCATGTTCTTGATTTGTGCTGGCTGTTCTTTTCTTTAGAACACTCTTCCTCCCAAACAGATTTATCACTAAATCCCTCACCTCCTTCAAGTCTTTGCTCAAAGCTAACTTTTCATAAGAGTTGTTGTGCTTACCCTATTTTAAATTGCAACTGGGAGCCCCATCTTCTGTATGTCTGAACCTGGTATCCatgccctttttttgttgttaactaTAACACCTAACATAATCTAAATAGTATACCTTACttatgtattatgtttattgccagtcgtttttttttaagtagtactgaggtttgaactctgggccttgtacttgttaggcaggtgctctaccagtctTTATCCTGGTAGAATTTAAGCTGTACAGAACAGGAACTTTTCTCTCTTATTAAATTTATGTGTGTCAAGCACCTGGTATAATTATTGGGAAAAGGTGGGGAGAAAGAGTATCTGCTAAAGTTTGAAATATCACTGTTGAATTAAACTGTATGTACATGCTTAtgcattaaaaagaaattgattACTTTCAAGCAAActtcaatatgtatttttaaaacactcaGTTCAGTTGGAAAACTCACTTTTTGATGTTTTAACTTGTATATAGATAGCATATTGGAAAAAGTTTAAATTCCATttctaactagaaaaaaaatgaacatctgTACACAGCAAagataattttctctttctcattgatAAAAAATTACTATAACTAACAATCAAATTAGGTAAATTGAGTGCCGCAGAATTCTATAGAAGTTGGTATATTAATTATAAGAaatttgaagccaggtgtggtggttcatgtccataatcctagctattagggaagctgagattggaaggatcatggtttgaggccaacctgggcaaaatattCTTGAGTACCAATCTCAACAGGAAAAGTTACACATAATAGTGCAAACCTGTTATCTCAGCAACAGCAAGGAGGATCccaagcaaggccctatctccaaattcaCCAAAGCAAaagtggctggaggtgtggttcaagtggtaaagcactggcctcgcaaccatgaagccctgagttcaaaccccagtactagacaaaaaaaaaaaagtcgatACTACTAAAAGACAGGGCAAGAAGTCTTTGTTTCCAATAAAGTGCTCTCAAAGGATAAAGAATAATAGATACATACAACAAATacagtatcttttaaaaacagaattgtgcttcattttactgtttttctttattactttaaaatgtaaaacatgaagtaaagtctaaataaataagatcaatGAATGTAAACATGTACATTAGTTACAGATTTTGAGTGGATGGGTGAACAGGTGAAGTAAGTTCAGTATAGAAGGAATGACATTTGGAAAGAGCAATTGtcagtgtgagtgagtgagtgtgtgtgtgtgttttgtgtgttgtggaggggagaaggagagtgggagagaaaggaagggaaggaaagaaaagagatggagagagaaattagaaggagggagagggaaaagaaggggagaggaagaaggaaagaggaaaagaaaagagaaagagacagctgAAGAGATAACCAAAAACAGAAGGTAAAACCAACACAGATGGACTTTCCcactcacagacagaaataagcagaaTCAGCTTAAGCCCTTTAAAGGTCCTAGCACAGAGAAtaacaataaatacaaaataatataacataaatatacaaaataaataaaaataaaacaaaatcaaaataaatacagaattgcATTGTTAAGTTATGATTTTTCCCCATAACTACAACTTCGGTGCTTTTTAATATCTTACTATACATTCCCAATCAATTTTTCTTGGTATCCTTCCTTTGCTAGTGGGCACTCATGTCCAGATTACCTGTTGGTTATCCACACTACATATTTAGAAATCAAGatacaattttataatatttcatattgTGTTTGTCAGTACAGATACCACCTGTGTGTGTCTTGCTTCATAAGCAACATAAGTTAGGGCAGGATTCATTCCGAGGACTGGATATTCTAAAGCTTTGTTTAAAACTTCTATCCCTAAACTTTTTATTAATATTGTTGCTTAAACAGCATGCTGATAAGTCCCAATCTTTGGAAAATGTTTATAGTAGCTGCAATAAATGATAGCACTCACTTACCTTAAAGGTATCGACAATAGCAGATTCTGCTCCAGGGCCAGGTTGGACAGCTGAGAACACCTCTGAAGGGCTCCAGCTTCGAATAAGCTGACAATGTTGTTGTCCAGAAACAGATGTTTCAAATCTCTAAGGTCCTGGAAGTCTTGTGCTGTAACTCTCTGAATAAGATTATTGCTACAGTCAAGTTTTTGCAGCCTTGCTGGTAGTTTGTGGGGCAACATTTGAAGATGATTTTGGGATACCTCAAGAGTAGTTAAATTGACAAGAAGTTGTGCCCCATCAATGGAAGAGAGGAAGTTCTCTGACAGGTAAAGATGGGAAAGATTCTCTAAGTGTTTCACATCTTGAAATCTAAACTCTTTGAGTTGGTTTCTCTCCATCTTTAATGATAGCAAGGATTTGGGTAGATTAACAGGGATTTTAGAAAGAAAGTTATCACTGAAACTGAGGAACTGCAAAGACTGTAGAGAAGTAAAGAAGCTACCTGGTATAAAATGTAGTTTGTTATTCTCCATGCTCATGTGTTTCAGATAGGGAAGGATCAAGGGGCCAGCTACAGAATCTATATTGTTACCATCCACCATCAAATTTTGCAAACTGACCAGGGAAGAGAGCATGCTGGGAGACAGGGAAGAGATCAGGTTGTTTTTAAGTTCAAGGACTTTTAAATTCTTCAATCCTTCAAAATCTGATCCCTGCAGGGCATATATTGAATTATCATTTAGTTTTAACACTTCAAGACTGGCTGGGAGAGCACCGGGGACTCGTCTTAACTTATTTTTCAGGAGTTCTAAGGTCTTCAAGGTACTCAGTATTTTGAAGGTATCATTTTCTACAAACTCCGTTCCACAGGCCAGCAGAATAAACTCTTCTAGCGCCAACAGTCTGGTGAAGTTAgatagctacaaaaaaaaaaaaaaggtgtggacaagaaagggggaaaaagcaataaattaagttgtggaaaaaaatcatatacattATCATTACAATATTAGTGACAAATTCTGATTTCCTTTCATGCTCTATGGAAAATTATTGCTCTTTTGcctggtgttggtggctcatgcctataattctagcttcttgggaggctgaagcatgGATgtaggccagcctagacaaatgttttgtgagaccccccatctccaaaacaaccagagcaaaatggactggaggcatggctcaagtggtagagacctgcactgcaagtgcaaacccctgagttcaaacactcgTCCCACATTaggatatataaatataaaaaatatatttatttatatatatattatatgtgtgtgtgtgtgtgtgtgtgtgtgtgtatatatatatatatatatatttccaagaTATGTATCTTGGAAAAGTGTTGAAGGTTGGATCCTGGCTATTTTCATTATAATTCCTAACATCAATGTGTATGATATTGAAAATATTCTGAGCACTTGCACACACTATTCCAAGACACAGAATATTGGCTAACTGTTACTGCATATTTTCTGATGGAGCAAATTCATTTGTAGGCAGAAATGCTTACAAATTGCACAATGATTCACACACTAAACCATTCTTTTGTTGCTAATTTTTAATATCCAGAAATTGAGCAATCTCTGTAGAGCAAAGAATTCATCTATCCGTATTTTTCAGACCTAATGTGTTTTCTCTCCTATAATTTAGGTAATTGCCAagtctcatttatttgttttgcaaCTTTCCCTATCTCTCCTTGTCTACTGACCTCCTACTTGACATGCACATCTTTTCCTTGATGATATATATAATCATTGTGTTTGGTTCTAGGTATAAGGTTATGTTTAGACAGAAAGAATTAGTTCATCTTCAGATTGGTAAATCTTCATAAAATTTTCAACCTGCTGTAGAATTCAATTAAGCTGGAATTTTCAGTGTGCAATGTAATGTCTCTTACTATctacagtttttaaatatttaattatgcaGTGGAGCCATTTTTAATACCAATGCATGACAAACACATTCAAAGTGCGTTAGTTTTCATCACATATTTATCATAGGTATTTATATTGTGGAAGGGCACATGATGTGAATTATGgtatattttaaagcattttctaaTATGTTATTCTATTAGAAGAATTCTTCtaatagaattaaaatttttaaattcctataaATGGATGTTTTAAAAACAATAGTTTTGGAAGCTGCCTtgggttatatatatatatatttgttattttcttaatgaataatCAGTTGTATTAATTTCCTAGTCCAAATAATGCTAgaattttatttgtgtatttattgagtatctacaACAGCCAAGTGCTTTTTTTATGTGCTATCATCAACTTCCTGATAACGCTGCACGTTTGCTATCATCAACTCTTGCTTCTAGATAAGGAAACGAAAATGTGAAATAGTTGAGAATTTCAACAAGTGCTgtaggggctgggatgtagctcggtggtacagcgcttgcctagcatgcgtgaggccctgggttcgatctcccagcaccaaaaaagaaaagacaaaaaaaaaaaaaacctctcccctcaACAAGTGCTGTAGGActctagactttcttcctcctctacACAATTTTGTATTGCATTTGGCCtataattaatgtttttcataaaGGACTCAAGATCCAGGCACAAATCGTATAGTTTTAGAAAAACAGAGATTTTAGAGATTAGTCCAAATCTTCCAGTTCAGTGGCAAATTTCAggctgaaaaaaaatttaaatgatctgCCTAAGACTCAGAAATACTTAATCCATGCTGCATTCTGAAATGCCCTTTTCTAGATTAATCTTTCATATAAAGTCAGGAGTGACTTCAGACATCGATTCACTTCTTGGATGTTTgaactctcaaaagaagaacttgGTGTAACTAGTACTTTTACTTATATCTGAGTTATCACCAGCCCTGAAAGATTGCTGACTATATAGTAAGTCTCAGAGATGATATACGTGTGAATAGGCAACCTATTTTGGGAATAGATAAAGTGTGATTTCAAATTTTCAATCTGCTTTCTTTTCTAGTTGTGAAGTATACAGACTGGCCTAAATCATAAGCATACTTcatattcttttgttctttcattttttactgttgtactgagggtacattgtaacatttataaaagttcttacaatatatcatagttgaattcacctccatcattctcctttattccccatccccccattcctggaatcgtttcaacaggtctcatttttccattttcatacatgcgtctataatatatccaccatattcaccctcctacaccctttccttatatcccccccCCTTCCCATTGGTacaaacccccagacaggacctgttttaccttcctattctctattttttaaagaagacacTTTTGTTTGTCTAAGATGGCTAAACAGGGAGCTtcactgtaacatttccatgtatatatatatatattataacctgaattggatcatcccctctattttgtcctttctaccttagtctccttcttttggtgatttcaacaggtttaaaaattctatattcattctcgtaTAGGAAATATATCAATTATATTCACCTTCATCCTTCTTTAaccttccctctcccattagtgatctCCCCTTCTCATATATGCACTGTAGACCCAATACAAACAAACTTCATATTCTTAACTGAATCTAGTAGCTACCTGTTTTATTAAACATAGaaggcatttgttttctttttgtcagttAAGACATTAGTGGTTAATTTAAATGGCTcccatttctgaaatatttactgTATCTACTCTTTACAAAGTTCTAGGCAGAAGCATGATTATTGCTGTTCTAGACAGGGAAACTAAGACTTAAGATAGTGAAATCAAGGCTAGCTTTGCGCTAGTCTCCTTTTTGGTAACAAGATCACCTGCCCAAGTATATCCTGCTAGCAAGATAAGATAAATATTGGGCTACTGACCCAGGTTTAGCTCATACCAGTGCAAACAATTTTAACCTTACTGATATAACATCCATTTCACTGAAAAATGTAGAATTCTAGTGCCATAAATAGTGAGGAAGATACCCACTGAGTTTCAACTTTTTGGGTAGATTTGCAGAGCtgacaatggaaaaaagaatgtGCCAGAACTAAATTCCCGTTTTAATGTCCTATCAAGGCTATGCCCAGGAGATGTGGAAAGAATGCTTTTATCCTACAACTAACCTTGGAACTGCTGGCAACTTATTCaatgttacttaaaaaaaaaaaaaagccagggcaGGCTCTGCTCCAAGCAATAGAGGGCCAACACCTTTCTTGGGTTCTTTATATGTCCAGTGTACAACACACCCACAAAGAGATGACTTCATACCTGCGTGAAGCAAACGAGGAGTGAATTTATAAGACAATGTTGGAACTCTTTTGTGATTATTGAAACAACATTTGCTCTTTATAAGCAATCTTAAAACTATGGAAAAatagggaagggaaataaaaataactcataaTCTCATTGCTCAGTGGTAAACCCTGTTTATATATTTCTTACCCAGGAGAAACTAAATGTAGCTTAGCTTCTCTTTCACAAAAAGATGTAAAGTAGAATTATTTTAATTGACTGCCAGCATACACTCACATTTGTCCTCTGCCTTTGAAGAGACTATATCACTTTGGCTTACAGCAGAATGACAATAGTGAGGtaaatttagttatgttttgcATATATGGACACAAAGAACTGGACTAAACCTGCATGTCTCAAAATAAGAATGAATTAGGTCATCTAGTGTAGTGTCCATTTTGTATTACGTGTAATCAGCTGCTCATGTCTTTCATTCAACAGTTAGGCAGTTCATTAGAGCTTGAACATAAAGTATTAGTTAGTGAATAGCATTAGAAAAGGATGGAGGGCACAAAAGAATGAGGTTGACTACATTCTCATATCATACataaaaactaattcaaagtGGCTTTTGTGCCTAAATGTAAGATCTAAAACTAcgaaactcttagaagaaaatatggaTAT is a window encoding:
- the LOC109693830 gene encoding nephrocan-like isoform X2, which encodes MGAQRAVHGFSPNCARRCSCDSVQSVQCYRLTEVPSGIPSTTKKLYISHSKIQHLQLSNFTRLLALEEFILLACGTEFVENDTFKILSTLKTLELLKNKLRRVPGALPASLEVLKLNDNSIYALQGSDFEGLKNLKVLELKNNLISSLSPSMLSSLVSLQNLMVDGNNIDSVAGPLILPYLKHMSMENNKLHFIPGSFFTSLQSLQFLSFSDNFLSKIPVNLPKSLLSLKMERNQLKEFRFQDVKHLENLSHLYLSENFLSSIDGAQLLVNLTTLEVSQNHLQMLPHKLPARLQKLDCSNNLIQRVTAQDFQDLRDLKHLFLDNNIVSLFEAGALQRCSQLSNLALEQNLLLSIPLRLPKTLARLDLKGNAIQDIAERELKDLKQLQVLNLRNNKISALDLKALEGLPRLRHLYLDGNPWNCTCSLLRAREIFKAKGTDVRGGQCAAPAERQGESWMSSRKIMRQCEHHLHQTEKSKEAKKKSKPEDFSSKISMDDDDYDYEID
- the LOC109693830 gene encoding nephrocan-like isoform X1, which translates into the protein MHLLYAFLVLLSLSHGFSPNCARRCSCDSVQSVQCYRLTEVPSGIPSTTKKLYISHSKIQHLQLSNFTRLLALEEFILLACGTEFVENDTFKILSTLKTLELLKNKLRRVPGALPASLEVLKLNDNSIYALQGSDFEGLKNLKVLELKNNLISSLSPSMLSSLVSLQNLMVDGNNIDSVAGPLILPYLKHMSMENNKLHFIPGSFFTSLQSLQFLSFSDNFLSKIPVNLPKSLLSLKMERNQLKEFRFQDVKHLENLSHLYLSENFLSSIDGAQLLVNLTTLEVSQNHLQMLPHKLPARLQKLDCSNNLIQRVTAQDFQDLRDLKHLFLDNNIVSLFEAGALQRCSQLSNLALEQNLLLSIPLRLPKTLARLDLKGNAIQDIAERELKDLKQLQVLNLRNNKISALDLKALEGLPRLRHLYLDGNPWNCTCSLLRAREIFKAKGTDVRGGQCAAPAERQGESWMSSRKIMRQCEHHLHQTEKSKEAKKKSKPEDFSSKISMDDDDYDYEID